The proteins below come from a single Elgaria multicarinata webbii isolate HBS135686 ecotype San Diego chromosome 11, rElgMul1.1.pri, whole genome shotgun sequence genomic window:
- the BCL2L12 gene encoding bcl-2-like protein 12, whose amino-acid sequence MSKSPVPHRRQVEKETRRVLEAFLQGALSNGEAGPPGHVGGSYHDPESYMHRSPAEHGPQCPAWTPVHEEINRVEERKHGFRTSLKHLLRRRPSPRRPSPCEPSDSLPSSKDSLKRSKAGGEGGEGTRQKRAFSFKNLLRKKGATSEETAGPATPRQRPDSLPLDTCYCRKHPAEQQEPQAVDTSAEDDEFYTLVAQKLEHFVKQQQRISPVAATRLPSVDQINTLPTDTVSSTPVNLEELQGGLDEKRKEQILQKLIALLEEQAGVINKEIEADPLLRSTVSRLSYRSFSRMAEVFTSRTPPGVSSPQLAKLALTMELTRKVAGINSHAVHTLMGYSLQYMDMFVPWLQQQGGWENIVAQDEIFDLQLD is encoded by the exons ATGTCAAAGAGTCCAGTGCCTCACAGGAGGCAAGTGGAAAAAGAGACGCGGCGGGTGCTGGAAGCATTCCTGCAAGGGGCACTGAGCAACGGAGAGGCAGGGCCCCCAGGTCATGTGGGAGGTAGCTACCATGACCCCGAAAGTTACATGCACAG GTCCCCAGCTGAACATGGTCCACAGTGTCCAGCCTGGACCCCAGTTCATGAGGAAATTAACCGCGTGGAGGAGAGAAAACATGGCTTCCGCACCAGCCTCAAGCACCTCCTGCGGCGGCGGCCCAGCCCTCGCAGGCCCAGCCCCTGCGAGCCCTCAGACAGCCTTCCTTCCTCAAAGGACTCATTGAAGCGGTCCAaggcagggggagagggaggggaggggacccgCCAGAAGCgtgccttctcctttaagaaCCTCCTGCGGAAGAAGGGTGCCACCTCAGAGGAGACAGCGGGCCCCGCTACCCCCCGCCAGCGGCCTGACTCTTTGCCTCTTGACACCTGCTACTGTAGAAAACACCCAGCCGAGCAACAGGAGCCCCAGGCAGTCG ataCCAGTGCTGAGGATGATGAGTTTTATACTTTGGTGGCCCAGAAGCTGGAGCACTTCGTGAAACAGCAACAGCGGATCAGCCCTGTAGCAGCAACAAGATTGCCTTCAGTAGACCAGATCAACACGCTTCCCACGGACACTGTATCCAGTACACCAG TGAATTTGGAAGAATTGCAAGGAGGACTGGATGAGAAACGGAAAGAGCAAATCCTCCAGAAACTGATTGCCCTCCTGGAAGAACAGGCTGGAGTCATCAATAAGGAG ATTGAGGCAGACCCGTTACTGCGCAGCACCGTCTCCCGCCTGTCGTACCGCAGCTTCTCCCGCATGGCTGAGGTCTTCACCTCACGGACCCCACCTGGTGTCTCCAGCCCCCAGCTGGCCAAGCTGGCCCTCACCATGGAGCTCACGCGGAAAGTGGCCGGCATCAACAGCCACGCAGTCCACACCCTCATGGGCTACAGCCTGCAGTATATGGACATGTTTGTGCCTTGGCTGCAGCAGCAAGGTGGCTGG gAGAACATTGTGGCCCAGGATGAGATATTTGACCTGCAGCTCGACTAG